A region from the Enterobacter roggenkampii genome encodes:
- a CDS encoding LacI family DNA-binding transcriptional regulator, which produces MSKPARATISDVAKAAKTGKTSISRYLNGEKHLLSDALLARIEQAIADLDYRPSLMARGLKRGRTRLIGLIIADITNPYSVNVLSGIEAACREKGFTPLVCNTNNEVDQELHYLDLLRSYQVEGIVVNAVGMREEGLNRLQQSSLPMVLIDRKIPEFACDVVGLDNTQAATTATEHLIEQGFEAILFLSEPLGMVNTRRERLSAFRATLERYPGVIAENAETPLHEAGQLDNTLRQFHTRHRGMRKAVISANGALTLQVARSLKRIGLHWGSDIGLLGFDELEWAELAGVGITTLKQPTWQIGYAAVEQVVRRIEGTSDAVREQVFSGELIVRGSTAR; this is translated from the coding sequence ATGAGCAAACCAGCCCGGGCCACCATCAGCGACGTGGCGAAAGCCGCCAAAACCGGTAAAACCAGCATTTCGCGCTACCTTAACGGCGAGAAACATCTGCTATCCGATGCGTTGCTGGCGCGTATTGAACAGGCCATTGCCGATCTCGACTACCGTCCCAGCCTCATGGCGCGCGGGCTCAAACGCGGCCGCACCCGCCTTATCGGGCTGATCATCGCCGATATCACCAACCCCTACTCCGTGAACGTGCTCAGCGGTATCGAAGCCGCCTGTCGCGAGAAAGGCTTTACGCCGCTGGTCTGTAATACCAACAACGAAGTCGACCAGGAGCTGCATTATCTCGACCTGCTGCGCAGCTATCAGGTGGAAGGGATTGTGGTCAACGCGGTAGGCATGCGTGAAGAAGGCTTAAATCGCCTGCAGCAATCCTCCCTACCCATGGTCCTCATCGACCGTAAAATCCCGGAATTTGCCTGCGATGTGGTCGGGCTGGATAACACCCAGGCCGCCACGACCGCCACCGAACATCTGATTGAACAGGGCTTCGAGGCCATTCTGTTTCTGAGTGAACCGCTGGGGATGGTCAACACCCGACGTGAACGCCTGAGCGCATTTCGCGCCACGCTGGAGCGTTATCCCGGCGTGATCGCCGAAAATGCCGAAACGCCGCTTCACGAAGCCGGGCAGCTCGACAACACCCTGCGTCAGTTCCATACGCGCCATCGTGGGATGCGCAAAGCGGTTATCTCCGCCAACGGGGCGCTGACGCTGCAGGTCGCCCGCTCGCTCAAGCGCATTGGCCTGCACTGGGGCAGCGACATCGGTCTGCTGGGGTTTGATGAACTGGAGTGGGCGGAGCTGGCTGGCGTCGGCATTACTACCCTCAAACAGCCCACCTGGCAGATTGGCTATGCTGCTGTTGAACAAGTCGTTCGTCGTATTGAAGGCACCAGCGATGCCGTTCGCGAGCAGGTCTTCTCCGGCGAGCTGATCGTTCGTGGCTCCACCGCGCGTTAA
- a CDS encoding OmpA family lipoprotein: MKKRVLVIAALVSGALAVSGCTTNPYTGEREAGKSGIGAGIGSLVGAGVGALSSSKKDRGKGALIGAAAGAALGGGVGYYMDVQEAKLRDKMKGTGVSVTRSGDNIILNMPNNVTFDSSSATLKPAGANTLTGVAMVLKEYNKTAVNVIGYTDSTGSQDLNMRLSQQRADSVASSLITQGVEANRIRTSGMGPANPIASNSTAEGKAQNRRVEITLSPIQ, translated from the coding sequence ATGAAAAAACGCGTACTCGTTATTGCCGCTCTGGTGAGCGGTGCACTGGCTGTTTCTGGCTGCACAACCAACCCTTACACCGGTGAGCGCGAAGCGGGTAAATCCGGCATTGGCGCGGGTATCGGCTCGCTGGTCGGCGCAGGCGTTGGGGCGCTCTCCTCCTCCAAGAAAGACCGCGGCAAAGGCGCGCTGATTGGCGCAGCGGCGGGCGCGGCCCTGGGCGGCGGCGTCGGTTATTACATGGACGTGCAGGAAGCAAAACTGCGCGACAAAATGAAGGGAACCGGCGTGAGCGTGACGCGCAGCGGCGATAACATCATCCTGAATATGCCGAACAATGTGACCTTTGACAGCAGCAGCGCAACGCTGAAACCCGCGGGTGCGAACACCCTTACCGGCGTGGCGATGGTGCTGAAAGAGTACAATAAGACCGCCGTGAACGTGATTGGCTACACCGACAGCACCGGCAGCCAGGATCTGAACATGCGTCTGTCCCAGCAGCGCGCCGATTCCGTGGCCAGCTCGCTGATTACCCAGGGCGTTGAAGCAAACCGCATCCGCACCAGCGGCATGGGCCCCGCCAACCCTATCGCCAGCAACAGCACGGCGGAAGGCAAAGCGCAGAACCGCCGCGTAGAGATTACGTTAAGCCCAATTCAGTAG